The genomic segment CGAACATGGAGATGGCGCCCTGGGTGACCGAGTCCGGGGTCACGGTTTTCTCGCCATTCCAGGCGGACACGGATTACTTCGCGGCGGACAAGACATTCATGCTGAATTTCCGCGTGGCCGATTTGGCCGCGATGATCGCGCAACTGAAGTCTGCGGATATCGAGGTCAGCCACGAGAGCGAGATGGCGGGTATCGGTCGCTTCGCCCGTATCCACGACCTCGAAGGAAACGCGATCGAGCTATGGGAACCCGCCTCGTGAGATTCGGGATTACACCGGTTGCGGACCCTGGAAGGGGCGGCCCGTGGGATTGGATCCCTTGACGATCACGCCTTTCTTCTGTCGTTGCCGCGGAAGGGGTATTCCGAGGTTTGGACCAGGGCGACGTATTCCCGAGGCGTCAGCCAGCCCCACGCCATCGCGTGGAATCCAGGCGGCTACTTGAACAACGCCATGAACCGTATTGCCGTTTACGTGGAGTAAGCACTTTCCCTCGCCACGGTTTTTGTTTCCGAATAACGCTTTATAGTATCCTAATAACCCGAAAGGGGTTGGTGAAACGCTAAGTTGTTATTGATAACGTATCATAATTGATACACTTTAGATACGATATCTGCATGTTGCGTGTAGTTTTCTATAGGACTGAAAGTAGACGTGAACCGGTCCGGGATTGGTTGGCGACTTTAACCAGAGAGGATAAGAAGGCTATAGGCGCAGATATCAAGACAGTTCAGTTTGGCTGGCCATTGGGTATGCCACTAGTACGCAGACTGTATCGTGGGGTTTGGGAAGTGAGGTCTGTGCTTCAAGGACGTAAAGCGCGAGTGCTGTTCACAGTTCAAGCCAGCTCTGTCGTTTGTTGCACGGGTCATCAAGTAAGAACGTAAGATACCCTATCAGGACCTGCAACTCGCCAAAACGCGAGCGGCTAAGCTGGGAGATTCGCCAGAATGACTTCTGTTAACAAACACGTCGGAAGCGACTACGATGACTATCTGAAGGAAGAAGGACTGACTCAAGAGGTAGAACGAGTCGCGATAAAGCGAGTGGTTGCTTATCAGGTGGGGCAATACATGTTGAATCAGGGACTGACCAAGACGGAAATGGCCCGGAGAATGCGTACGAGTCGCGCCTCACTGGATCGCCTACTGGATCCGGAAAACAGTTCGGCCACGTTGCAGACCCTCGAACGGGCGGCCCGTGCGCTGGGGAGACGTTTGCATATCGCGCTGGTCTGACCCTGATCCCTACCGACTACACGTTATCCACTGCCGGTCGAGGCAGATTCGCCCAGTGGTCCGTGGGATCAGATCCCTTGACGATCACGCCTTCCTTGTTCCAGTTGAGTTCGGCGCGGACCGAGGCGGCGCAGAATCTAAGCGTCAGGCCGCAGCGACGGCGGTCCGACGAGTTTAAGCCCGAACCATGCAGCAGCAGGTCGCTGTGCAGCGAGATCTCTCCCGCCTTGAGTTCGATGTCCACCTCGGTGCCGTACATCCCGACTTCCTTCACCGTCTGGTTGAGCACGTTGTTCTCGGCTTCTTCGCTCATGTGATAGGTCAGGTGCCCGTAGTGGTGCGATCCGGCTACGAAACGCATGCAGGCGTTGCCCGTGTCCGCGTCGTCGATGGCCAGCCAGGCGGTGACCGTCTTTGACGGCGAGAGGGGCCAGAAGCTGGCGTCCTGGTGCCAGTTTACGATCTTGCCGTCCCCGGGGAGCTTACAGAAGAAGTGGGCGCCCCATCCGACCACGTCATCCCCAAGCAGGTCGCTGATGTAGGCGACGATACGCGGCTCGTTCATGATATCGTGCACCATGCCCGATTTCAGGTGGGCAGAAATGATGGAGTAGTTGTGGTCGCCCCGCGCCATGACCTGCTCGATCATGCCGTCGAATTCGTCCCGGATGGCGCCGATTTCTTCGTTCGAGTATATCCTGAAGGGCTTCAGGTAGCCCTGTTCGTTGAAGGTATCGATCTGTGCGCCCGTCAGCACGGCCGGATGGTCGTTGCGGACCGGATGGTACCGGAGGTCGCGGGACATGCGGAACAGGTCTTCCGGGGTCGGCATCTGCTTGAAACGGGTGTCCTGCAGGGTCGTCTGCGCCATGGGACCGCTCCTTGTGGTGGCCGTCGGCCGGGATGTAAAGGCCTCAGCGCTTGTTTTTCGTTCTTAAAATGACGTTCTCGGTTTCCATTGCCCAGGTTTCGTTGTAGACCAGGGGCCGCGGCCTGCGCGGCGGATAGTCCGGCGGAGGATTCTCAGGGTCGTTCAGTTCCAGGCGGTCACGCCCCCGGGGCGCTTCGTACCAGTGCTTCTCCCGCTCCGCCGCCTCGATCTCCCTGCGGAGGATGAACTCCGCGTGATCGAAACCGGAGACGGCCGCGTCGGCCAGGAACACGCGATGCACCTCGCTGCCGTCCCAGGTGGCCAGGTCCGGAAGGACCACTGGGCCCGTGCAGACCTGGAACTCGGCGTCTTCCTCGTTAATATTGATCAGATCCACGGGAAACTCAAGGGTTACCTTTACATTACGGTCCGGTTCGAGGTAAGTGATCTTTCCATTCATGAGATCCCGGCTGATCGTCGCGTTCACGACGGCGCGCGCACTGGTCAGCGTGTCATCGGAACCGTAGTGCCTGATGTCGATATCGTGGCCCTGGAACTGCTCCTCCAGCGGGGTTCCCCCGGTTTCGGCGGGCTCGGTGCTTGGTCTCCTCGATATGGGGATGCTCAGACTCCGGCTGAAGGCCATGCGCCATTCGTCGCTGGGAATCTGGAAGAGGTTACGCCGTGCGATCGTATATTCCGTGCGGCAGGGCGCACCAAGGTACAGATCGGTCTTGTGTCCCGATTCGAGGTCTTCCACGGTACAGGCCGCCTCCAGATGGAACCGCACCTGGTAGGCCTGTCCCGGTATCCCGACGAACCCACCGGTGTACTTGTAGACCGGATCGGGTTTCCAGGGCCGGGATCTCCAGTGGAAGGAGGAGCGGTGGAAAGCGATCATGGGTGTGGATTCATTGGCGTTGGCGTACCGGGTCAACCAGACCTGAAACGGGTGTCTCGGGCATGTTCCGATCCCATGCGGCATTGTCCCATAATGACGCATTCGACCCACGCAGGCAATACAAAACTGATGCCTCGCCGGATGGTCCGCGACCGTGATTTCTGTTGCGAGCGAAGGGTGGGAACGCTACATTGAATGTACGTTTCAAGTGGTTAAAGACGAAGCGCAGACCCGGTGAATAACGGCGCGCACCCGCGATAAACAACGACGTGCAGGCCCGGTAAAAACGCCGCGCGGTTCCGGCACAAAACGGGCGCAGTCATCGTACACAACGGTCCACGGACTGGATATGACGCAGGATTCCTCACGCTCGGAGTATGAAATTGACCTGGATCGCGTAGAGTCTTTGGAATGGCTCGAATCGCTGGACTACGTACTCCAGCATTCCGGCCCGGGCAGAGTGCGCCAGCTGATCGCCCAGCTCCAGGCGCACGCCCGCGGCAAGGGCGTCCGGTTACCCTTCGCCGAGAACACGCCTTACATCAATACTATCCCTCCCGACCAGCAGCCGCCCTATCCCGGCAGCGACGAACTCGAGCACCGGATCCGCAACATCATCCGGTGGAACGCCATGGCCATGGTGGTCCGCGCCAACACGGCCGACAAGTCCCTCGGCGGCCACATCGCCACGTACGCCTCGGTCTGCAACCTCTACGAGGTGGGCTTCAACCACTTCTTCCGCGGGCCGGGCGAGGGTTATGACGGCGACCAGATCTTCTTCCAGCCGCACTCTTCGCCGGGTGTATACGCCCGGGCCTATATCGAGGGGCGGTTCAATG from the Gemmatimonadota bacterium genome contains:
- a CDS encoding phytanoyl-CoA dioxygenase family protein — encoded protein: MAQTTLQDTRFKQMPTPEDLFRMSRDLRYHPVRNDHPAVLTGAQIDTFNEQGYLKPFRIYSNEEIGAIRDEFDGMIEQVMARGDHNYSIISAHLKSGMVHDIMNEPRIVAYISDLLGDDVVGWGAHFFCKLPGDGKIVNWHQDASFWPLSPSKTVTAWLAIDDADTGNACMRFVAGSHHYGHLTYHMSEEAENNVLNQTVKEVGMYGTEVDIELKAGEISLHSDLLLHGSGLNSSDRRRCGLTLRFCAASVRAELNWNKEGVIVKGSDPTDHWANLPRPAVDNV
- a CDS encoding VOC family protein, with translation NMEMAPWVTESGVTVFSPFQADTDYFAADKTFMLNFRVADLAAMIAQLKSADIEVSHESEMAGIGRFARIHDLEGNAIELWEPAS
- a CDS encoding Fis family transcriptional regulator encodes the protein MTSVNKHVGSDYDDYLKEEGLTQEVERVAIKRVVAYQVGQYMLNQGLTKTEMARRMRTSRASLDRLLDPENSSATLQTLERAARALGRRLHIALV